A genomic window from Purpureocillium takamizusanense chromosome 2, complete sequence includes:
- a CDS encoding uncharacterized protein (EggNog:ENOG503NU7U~TransMembrane:12 (i38-56o76-97i104-123o129-152i164-185o197-219i267-288o300-324i331-350o362-385i397-417o423-445i)~COG:G) encodes MSKETQESLPSDLSDQAGSVEAVEVNEKTLLRKLDAKLLPAVGILYLLSFLDRSNVGNARIEGMVDDLHITGNEYLTGLTVYFIGYVLFEIPCNIILKRTSPRLWLPTLTIAWGVVATLLGIVQNLTGFLVGRFFLGVTESGLFPGVVFYFSMWYKRRERQYRISLFFSAASLAGAFGGILAYGIGKMAGVVWENGWRWIFILEGIVTVLVAFAAYWFIENYPSTAKFLTTQERSFIHARLAADSDALHDETFAWRAVLDAVRDPSCWLYGLGFHTMSLPLYTLSLFLPTIIKNLGYTAAVAQLLTIPPYALAFVTTLTVAVYSEKLHRRAVFIAGSAAVAAVGYIILLANTNPTARPGVSYLGTFLAAAGIYPATALVLSWPAINVSGQTKRATANAMQISIGNLGAVMGTQLYRANDGPRFVVGHSLALAYLVGNVVVVLLLARRLRRQNEQRAAVAEEVKHVGEAPDWKGDVDPRWRFEY; translated from the exons ATGTCGAAGGAAACACAAGAATCGCTGCCCAGCGACCTAAGCGACCAGGCGGGatccgtcgaggccgtcgaggtcaaTGAGAAGACGCTGCTCCggaagctcgacgccaaaCTCCTCCCAGCCGTGGGAATCCTATACCTGCTGTCGTTTCTCGACCGTAGTAATG TCGGCAATGCTCGCATTGAGGGCATGGTGGATGACCTGCACATCA CTGGCAACGAGTATCTCACGGGCCTGACCGTCTACTTCATTGGTTATGTGCTTTTCGAG ATTCCCTGCAACATCATCCTCAAGCGCACCAGTCCCCGACTATGGCTGCCAACCCTGACCATCGCCTGGGGCGTCGTGGCCACACTGCTCGGCATCGTGCAGAACCTGAccggcttcctcgtcgggcgcttcttcctcggcgtcacCGAGAGCGGCCTCTTCCCCGGCGTGGTGTTTTACTTCTCCATGTGGTACAAGCGACGTGAGCGCCAGTACCGCATTTCGCTCTTCttcagcgcggcgtcgctAGCTGGCGCGtttggcggcatcctcgcctAC GGAATCGGCAAGATGGCTGGCGTGGTCTGGGAGAATGGATGGCGCTGGATCTTTATTCTG GAGGGCATAGTTACCGTCCTTGTCGCCTTTGCGGCCTACTGGTTCATCGAAAACTATCCCTCCACGGCCAAGTTTCTCACGACACAGGAGCGGAGCTTCatccacgcccgcctcgccgccgacagcgatGCCCTACATGACGAGACGTTTGCCTGGAGGGCAGTGCTCGATGCTGTGCGCGACCCGTCCTGCTGGTTATATGGGCTCGGCTTCCACACCATGAGTCTTCCTCTGTACACGCTCTCGCTCTTCCTCCCCACCATCATCAAGAACCTCGGTTACACCGCCGCGGTGGCGCAGCTGCTCACCATTCCGCCCTACGCGCTCGCCTTTGTCACGACCTTGACGGTTGCCGTCTACTCGGAGAagctgcaccgccgcgccgtcttcatcgcgggctccgccgccgtggctgccgTCGGGTATATCATCCTGCTGGCGAACACGAACcccacggcgcggccgggcgtGTCCTACCTGGGGACTTttctcgccgcggcgggcatctatcccgccacggcgctggtgctgtcGTGGCCCGCCATCAACGTCTCTGGGCAGACGAAGCGCGCGACGGCTAACGCGATGCAGATCAGCATCGGCAACCTgggcgccgtcatgggcacGCAGCTGTACCGCGCCAACGACGGGCCGcggttcgtcgtcgggcactcgctggcgctggcatATCTGGTCGGCAACgttgtggtggtgctgctgctagcCCGTAGGTTGAGGCGGCAGAAtgagcagcgggcggcggtcgcggagGAGGTCAAgcatgtcggcgaggcgccTGACTGGAAGGGCGATGTCGATCCTCGATGGCGCTTTGAGTATTGA
- a CDS encoding uncharacterized protein (SECRETED:SignalP(1-18~SECRETED:cutsite=ALG-GV~SECRETED:prob=0.7131)) — protein MKLTLFSIAALCAPVALGGVARPFEMEKRDLYMLDKHTSAPCQLALECEQYADRGFKNGGSGSAISAKAGDAKADAASSSSFAEGNEAEYARCAKQIQACGLHVKKIVKRPHHKPQKAQEEEEEEDEGEKSKKHGKKKSNLDEKKDEDEDEDNKGRKGKKGKKESSGDEE, from the exons ATGAAGTTGACTCTCTTCTCCATCGCGGCTCTCTGCGCCCcagtcgccctcggcggcgttgcaAGGCCTTTTGAAATGGAGA AACGTGATCTCTACATGCTGGATAAGCACACCAGCGCCCCTTGCCAGCTTGCCCTTGAATGTGAGCAGTACGCCGACCGCGGCTTCAAGAACGGTGGTTCCGGCTCCGCCATTTCGGCAAAAGCCGGCGATGCCAAGGCAGATGCCGCTTCGTCCAGCAGTTTTGCCGAAGGCAACGAGGCAGAGTATGCCAGGTGCGCGAAGCAGATTCAGGCCTGCGGCCTACATGTAAAGAAAATTGTCAAGCGACCCCATCACAAGCCGCAGAAGGcgcaggaagaggaagaggaggaggacgaaggggAGAAATCCAAGAAAcacggcaagaagaagagcaacTTGGATGAGAAGAaggatgaagatgaagatgaagataACAAGGGTAGGAAGGGtaagaagggcaagaaggagaGCTCTGGAGACGAGGAGTAA
- a CDS encoding uncharacterized protein (EggNog:ENOG503PUUS) has protein sequence MSDKSFPVIISLTGDRRTNDVALIDEDTESFEQLAALLYQSLRPKIPEFYLEQGERSITRLWAQWNHSSNDFLPQETEIVEGNVRAVLRLLAVRRGVDSIRVWLNEID, from the coding sequence ATGTCGGACAAATCATTTCCTGTGATTATTTCCCTAACGGGAGACCGGAGGACAAACGACGTGGCTCTAATCGACGAAGACACCGAGTCATTCGAACAGCTTGCAGCTCTGCTCTACCAGAGTCTTCGCCCAAAGATTCCCGAATTCTACTTGGAGCAGGGTGAGAGGAGCATCACAAGGCTGTGGGCGCAGTGGAACCACAGCAGCAACGATTTCCTTCCCCAAGAGACGGAGATTGTTGAAGGCAACGTCCGTGCCGTCCTGCGACTGCTCGCCGTCCGTCGGGGTGTGGATTCGATTCGGGTTTGGCTTAACGAGATTGACTGA
- a CDS encoding Agmatine deiminase (EggNog:ENOG503P2WW~COG:E), with protein MAQAVAAAFYRPAEWQRQSHVIMAWPSAHNDAYIDDPEDLKGATRDISSIAEAVALFEPVTLLVTTPRVRDAEKRFKKTKDISILPVEGYDKLDLWMRDMAPTFVLNDDNNKSLVHGVDYNFNGWGNKYPVDSCKSLATMILVEEKRPRVGTWLVTEGGSLEVDGDGTLLVTEASILNANRNPNRSRQEVEAELRRTLAVEKIIWIPGRPNLEVTDSHIDGLVRFVSPGKVLLSRPSELSDDIWTRIYREARGILSNTTDARGRKLEIVEVAEADMYSLGLDKKTIRGIEEGREDPPALNYVNYLLVNDGVIFPQFGDKAADAAALKTIKGLYKNREIEPVTVDHLAFLGGGIHCSTQEVPMP; from the coding sequence atggcccaagccgttgccgccgcatTTTATCGGCCTGCAGAGTGGCAGCGCCAATCACACGTTATCATGGCCTGGCCTTCAGCTCATAACGATGCCTATATCGACGACCCGGAAGACCTCAAGGGAGCAACCCGAGATATTTCGTCTATTGCTGAGGCCGTTGCTCTCTTTGAGCCAGTGACCCTATTGGTGACGACACCTCGagtgcgcgacgccgagaagcGTTTCAAGAAAACAAAGGATATCAGCATCTTGCCTGTTGAGGGATACGACAAGCTGGATTTGTGGATGAGGGACATGGCACCAACGTTTGTCCTCAATGACGATAACAACAAGTCCCTCGTTCACGGTGTCGATTACAACTTTAACGGCTGGGGCAACAAGTATCCGGTCGACTCATGCAAATCACTCGCGACCATGATTCTGGTAGAAGAGAAAAGGCCCCGTGTGGGCACCTGGCTCGTCACGGAGGGCGGGTCTCTTGAGGTCGACGGTGATGGAACCTTGCTGGTCACTGAGGCCTCCATCCTCAACGCGAATCGGAACCCGAACAGAAGTCGCCAGGAGGTCGAGGCTGAGTTGCGCCGCACACTTGCTGTAGAGAAGATAATCTGGATCCCTGGTCGACCAAACCTCGAGGTGACCGATTCCCATATCGATGGACTTGTGCGATTTGTCTCACCTGGCAAAGTGCTcttgagcaggccgagtGAGCTTAGCGACGACATCTGGACCCGCATTTACAGGGAGGCCCGTGGAATCCTCTCAAACACTACGGATGCACGAGGCCGAAAGCTCGAAATCGTCGAGGTAGCGGAAGCGGATATGTATTCGCTTGGACTGGACAAGAAGACCATTCGAGGCATTGAAGAGGGGCGAGAAGATCCGCCTGCCTTGAATTACGTCAACTACCTGCTCGTCAATGACGGTGTGATCTTCCCGCAGTTTGGCGATAaggcggcggatgcggccGCGCTCAAGACCATCAAAGGGTTATATAAGAACAGGGAGATCGAGCCAGTCACGGTTGACCACCTGGCGTTCCTGGGTGGTGGCATTCACTGCTCAACGCAGGAGGTACCCATGCCTTGA
- a CDS encoding uncharacterized protein (EggNog:ENOG503P884), whose translation MKSTEDVRLPLSTVCHCNSCRETTGQLAAFGVAFEKAHLELSFVTKTEAKSDAPPLEKDRQWVAAATLLQDEKLLEERCVSFYDSSVRRRKIFCPRCGVSIGHTTDTRSIPAEWGWPEAMAVMTPTIDREFLASDWWVPERATWTACGIPWVRNQARSGLGGLIEHPLAFRDKVMGDDIGADLELLKILGESIDISIFR comes from the coding sequence ATGAAGAGCACCGAGGACGTCCGGCTTCCCTTGTCGACGGTGTGCCATTGCAACAGCTGTCGAGAGACGACTGGGCAGCTCGCGGCATTCGGCGTGGCCTTTGAGAAAGCCCACCTGGAGCTGTCATTTGTGACCAAGACAGAGGCCAAGTCGGATGCACCGCCTCTGGAAAAAGACAGGCAATGGGTCGCCGCTGCTACGCTGCTCCAAGATGAGAAGCTGTTGGAGGAGCGTTGTGTTAGCTTCTACGATTCCTCCGTGAGGCGACGCAAGATCTTTTGTCCCCGTTGTGGTGTTTCGATCGGCCACACTACCGATACGCGCTCCATTCCTGCCGAGTGGGGGTGGCCAGAGGCAATGGCCGTCATGACTCCTACAATCGACCGCGAGTTTCTGGCGAGCGATTGGTGGGTCCCGGAAAGGGCCACATGGACGGCCTGCGGGATACCGTGGGTAAGAAACCAGGCCAGGAGCGGACTGGGTGGCCTCATAGAACACCCGCTGGCATTCCGCGATAAGGTCATGGGTGACGATatcggcgccgacctcgaaCTGCTCAAGATTTTGGGCGAGAGCATCGACATTTCTATTTTCCGGTAG